In the Trinickia acidisoli genome, CGACGTCGAACAGGCGAATCTCGTCGATGCCCAAAGCCTCATGAAAGGCAATCGCCTGAAATTCGCTCTGCGCGCCGTTTCCGATCAATGCCATCGATCGGGCGTCGTTTCGAGCCAGAAAGCGCGCGAAGAGCACGGAAGTCGCCGCAGTGCGAATCGCCGTCGTCAATGTCATTTCGCTGAGCAGCAGCGGGTAACCGGTATCGACATCAGCGAGCACGCCGAAGGCCATCACGGTCGGCAAGTCGGCCCTCGTATTCTTCGGATGTCCGTTGACGTACTTGAACGAGTAGTGTTTCGCGTCGGACGTCGGCATCAGTTCGATGACGCCGTCCGGCGAATGGCTCGCCACGCGGGCCGTCTTATCGAACGTATGCCACCGGCGATAATCCTGCTCGATGCGGCTTGCCATCGAGCTCAGGACACGCGTCACGCCCACCTCCTGAATCAACTTTGAAACGTCATTCACATCGATATATCGCGTCATATTTAGTACTCCTATCTTTTATGGCCCTCATGGGGCCGAAATTTCTCGGCCCACCCTATCAGGCTCTACCTTCGAAGCCCAGCAGAACGTTGACGGCATTGATGCCGATCTCGTCGACCATGTAGCCGCCCTCCATCACGAACAAGGTCGGCGCGCCAAGCCGTTCGATCATTTCCCCGATGCGTAGGTAATCGGCCGTGCGTAGACGAAAGTGACTGATCGGGTCGCCTTCGAACGTATCGACGCCAAGCGAAACGATCAGCGCATCGGGCGCATGTCGTGCAATCGCAGCACCGGCCTGACGCAGCGCGACCTCGAATTCATTGATGGCGGTGCCCTTCGGCAACGGCAAGTTCAGATTGAATCCCTCTCCCGAACCGACGCCGCGCTCGTCGGCATGCCCCGAGAAGTAGGGGTAGGAGACGGCAGGATCGCCGTGAATCGAGACGAACAGCACGTCGGAACGGTCATAGAAGATGTCCTGCGTCCCATTGCCGTGGTGAAAATCGACGTCGAGCACGGCGACGCGCTTCGCGCCTTCCTCGATGCAGCGTTGTGCGGCAATCGCCGCGTTGTTCAAATAGCAATAGCCGCCCATGTATTCGCGGCCGGCGTGATGCCCTGGGGGACGACACAAGGCGAAAGCCGCGCGCATACCGGCGGACAGCCGGTCGATGCCCGTCAGCGCGGAATTTGCACTCGAGCAAACCGCGTCCCATGTGCCCGCGTTGATAGGCGAGCCCGCGTCCATCGAAAACAAGCCCAACTTCCCATCGATGAATTGCGGCAATTCAACGCTCGGCAATCCTCTTACCGGCCACACGAGCGGCAAGGCCTGGCATGTCCGCCCCGTGGACGTCCATTCGCCCCATGCCCCAGCGAGAAATTCGATGTACCGCTCGCTGTGCGCGCCGACATAGCTCGATCGGGGATAAGACTTTGGGCCGACGACCTCGCCCAATCCGGTGGCCCTCACCTGCGCAAGAACGGTTTCCGCTCGGGCAGGCTTCTCGAACGATTCTGTAATCGCGCCGTCCTTGAGTTCGACGCCATGGTGAAAGCGATGATCGCTGCTGTAGATGGTGAGCATGGTTGACTACCGCGTTGAAGATAGCCGACAGTCTACGGATGGTCGGCTGCGAAGATTTTGCTTTCGATTTTGGCTGAGCCTAGACTAGCGGATAGTTTGTCTACGAAACGATGAGAATGAGCACAAAGCGTCCAAAGGTCGAAATGGATACGGTCGATCGGTCAATGCTGCGCCTGCTTCAGGACGACGGCTCGCTGTCCAATGCCGCGCTCGGGGAGAAGCTCTCGCTGAGCGTGACGCCGTGTTGGAGACGTCGTAAGCATCTGGAGGATGAAGGCGTGATCACCGGATATCACGCAAACGTCGATCGGCGCGCTGTCGGATTGGATCTACTCGCGTTCGTGCAGATTCGAATCAACATTCACTCGGATCAAACCGCGGACGACTTCGAAGCCGTCATCGGCAGCCGGCCGGAGGTGCTGTCTTGTCACAAGGTGACCGGCGACGCCGATTACATTCTGCAGGTGGTCGCTACCGATCTAGACGCCTACGGCGAATTCGTCGAGCGGGTGCTGCGGCGGCAATCCGGCGTGGCGTGGATTCAGTCCAGTTTGACGCTGCGGGAAGTGAAACTTTCGTCGCGAATTCCGATTCCGGACGAAAGCTAGCCCGCGCTTGACTGCACCCAACCAGACCGGAAAGGCATTCCATGGATTTCGACGTCATCGTTCTCGGGGCAGGCATCGTCGGCGTGTCTTGCGCCATTCATCTGCAGGATCGTTCGAGGCGCGTCGCGCTCGTCGATCGACGCGGCCCAGGCGAAGGAACGAGTTTCGGCAACGCCGGGCTCATCGAGCGTTCGTCAGTCGTGCCCTATGCATTCCCCCGCAACTTCGGCACCGTGCTCCGTTACGCGCGCAACCAATCGACCGATCTCTATTGGGACTACAAGGCAATGGCCGATTTCGTCCCGTGGCTCGCGCGCTATTGGCACGAATCGTCGCCCACGCGGCTCGCGGCGGCCGCGCGCGACATGCTGCCGCTCATCCGCCTTTGCATCGACGAACATGAGGCGCTGCTCGCGCGTGCAGGCGCGGACGCAGCCGCGCTCGTTCACGATGGCGGATGGATCGAAGCATATAGGACTCCTAACGAGTTCATGCTCGCCGCCAAGCGCGCCGAAAACTTGGCGAGCGCACAAGACCTGCGTCTCGATACGCTCGATCGAGCGGCGTTGCTCGAACGCGAGCCGGCACTCTCCGATGCCTTTTGCGGCGGGCTGCACTGGCGCGACCCGAAAAGCGTAACGAACCCGGGAGCGTTGACCAAGGCTTACGCCGCACTATTTACGAAGGGCGGAGGACGAATCCTCGTAGGCGATGCGACCACGGCGCGTGCGCAAAGCGATGGCTGGATCGTACAAACCAGCGATGGCCCGATCAGCGCCCGCGAAATCGTGGTCGCGCTCGGCGCTTGGTCCGACATCGTATTCGCGCCGCTCGGCTATCGCATTCCGCTGCGCGCGAAGCGCGGTTATCACATGCATTACGAAGCGACACGCAGTGCGGCGCTCGGCCAGCCCGTCCTCGATCGCGAGCAAGGGTACGTGATCGCGCCGATGCAGCGCGGATTGCGCTTGACGACCGGTGTCGAACTCGCAAAGCGTGAGGCACCGCCCACGGGCATCCAGCTCGCCCGCGCCGAAGCCTACGCGCGCGAGGCCTTCGGGCTCGGGCGGCCCCTCGATGCCGAGCCCTGGCTCGGGCTGCGCCCTTGCACGCCCGACATGCGCCCGGTCATCGGCCCCGCGCCGCGGCATCGCGGCCTTTGGTTCGCATTCGGCCATGCTCATCACGGCTTGACGCTCGGCCCCGTCACCGGCCGGCTGCTCGCCGAAATGATGACGAATCAAACGCCCGTCGCCGATCCGCAGCCCTATCGCGCCACCCGGTTTTGACGACAGGCGCACCTTTTGCCGGCCGGGGCCAAAGCCGAGATTGGCGACCGCACGTCGGCAGCGTTTCGACCGTTTGGCAAATGCCGCGAAGGCATTACCGTGCTTAGGTGCAAAAACGTGTGCAGATTTGTGCAAATTGGCGTAACTGCCCCCCGATTATTGCTATTTTAAGAATTGTGTTTCTACGGATATAACGATAGCGATCCTGGCTCGACCCGAATACATTTAGGGAGCTCGATTCCAGGAGCCGCTATGAGGGCAAATAAGTCTCGCGCCGTAGACGCCAGCCGCGTCCAAATCGAAATTCTCGAACAATCCGATACCACGCTCATCATCCGATGGGTCGAGCCCGGCCGCTGCCACTATGGGGAACAGCGCTGGCGCCGACGCTCGGCGAATGCGTCGGGTACATGCGTCGTTTCGCGCCGGGCCATTCGCCGCGGCGATGCCGTATTCCGCCCTGCGGAACGTCCGGCACCCGCCAATGCAGCGGCCATGATTTCGGTCGATGCATTTCGTCCTACGGCCGAGGAATAAGTCGATTGAATCGGCCGTACGTCGCTACGATTTTTCGCAGTTGCGCGCTGCCGGCTTTCATGCTCGTTTCAGCGCGCGTTGACACACTCCCGCCTCACGTCTCTCATCACGTCGTGGTCGCAATCGAGCAGACCACCGTCGCCTGTTGGCAATAGATAACCATTTACGCTGCCGATATTCCGGCGGTAGGCGCTCGCTTGCGGCGCTTACCTCAACGGTCGTTTTGCCGTCTTTCGACGAACATCGACGCCCGTCCACTAGACGCGCGCGCCGTACGCGGATATCGCCATGCAAACATCGCTCTCGATTCGAGGCGGCCTTGCCGCCACCATAACCGGCTACACCGCGTTACTGATGCTCGTCATCGCCGGCGCGGTGGCAATGCTCTCGGCCGGCAACGTCGCGCTCGCCGCCATGTATCGCGACGACACCGCATCGCTGCTCCATTTGAAAACGAGCTCCGAGCGGCTGCTCGTGCTACGCGGCGGGCTGAGCGAAGTCGAGCAGTTGATCAGCGCCGGCAAATCGGCGAAAACCGAAACTGCCCGCTTGCACCAATTGCTCGCACAGAGCAACGACGAATTGGCCGCTTATCGGCGTCTGCACACCCCCGACGCGGTCGAAAAGCATTTGCTCGATACCTTGCTCGCGCGACGGCACGCGCTATTCAGTCAAACGATCGAAAAAGCGCTGTCGCAGTTGGACGACGACGATATGGTCGACTTCCTGTCGACCCAGCGCGATGCGTCGCCCGCACAGTTCGCCGCTTACCAGGACGCCATCACGGCATTGGAGAATCTGCAAGTGACTCGCGAAAAAGCGCGTTTCGAAGCCGCCGATCTGCGCTTTCGCCGTGCCTTGTGGATCCTCGGCGCCGCGGGCGCGCTGGCGCTCGTCGTCGGCGTCCTGACGCAACGGGCGCTGGCCCGAGCGATCGTCACGCCCATCAATTCGGCCGTCGATCATTTCGATCGCATCGCTCGCGGCGACTTGACGCGCGAAGTCTCGGTCGCGCGCGCGAACGAAATGGGCCATCTGCTCGCGCGCCTCAATCAGATGCAGGCCGGATTGACGCAAACGGTCGGCCAGGTTCGCTCGAGCACCGAAGCGATCGTGGGCGATGCGCGCGCCATCGCCCACGGGAACATGGAGTTGTCGGATCGCACGGAGCAGCAGGCGGCATCTTTGCAAGAAGCCGCGGCGAGCATCGAACAGCTAACCGCCACCGTGCGTCAAACCACCGACAACGCTCGCAGTGCCCGCACTCATGCGGGCAGCGCCGCCGACATTGCGCTGAGGGGCGGTGAGGCGATGACCCGCGTCGTCGCCACCATGAATGCGATTTCGACGAGTTCGACGCAGATCGCGAGCATCGTCGGCGTCATCGAGGGCATCGCGTTCCAAACCAACATCCTTGCCTTGAACGCAGCGGTCGAAGCAGCGCGCGCCGGGGAAAACGGCCGTGGTTTTGCCGTCGTGGCAGCCGAAGTGAGGAATCTGGCGCAACGCTCGGCGTCGGCGGCCAAGGAAATCAAGGCGTTGATCGGCGACTCGACGCAGCGCGTCGACGGCGGCAGCGCGCTCGTGGGCGAGGCTGGCGCGACGATGAGCGAGCTCGCGCATGCCGTCGAGCGCGTGCGCACGATCATCGCCGAGATCAGCCTCGCATCCGAGCAGCAATCGATCGGTATAGAACAGGTGAACACATCGGTCGCACATATGGAGCAAGCGATGCAACGCAACGCCGCACTTGCGGAAGAAGCATCGGCCGCGGCTGCCTCGCTCGAAGATCAAAGCCGCTGCCTCGACGAGGCCGTCGCGCGCTTTCGCCTCCCGCCGAAGGCAACCTGACGTGCGGATACCATCGGCACGGCGATTCGGTTCTATCGGTTAAAAATCCGGCCTGCTCTACTTGGACACGCCGCGCAGTGGTAGTTGTGCGCTCGTCTGCGCCACGCGCCTTTTCATGAAGACCAGGACTATTTCTATGTCAACGCCCGACCGTTCTCATCAATTCGTGCTGACGCTGGCGTGTCCCAGCGCCGCCGGCCAAGTCGCCGCCGTCGTCGCATTGCTCGACAAGCATCGCGGCTATATCGACGAACTCACCGTTTTCGACGACGACCTCAGCGAACGCTTCTTCATGCGCTGCGTCTTCCACGGAGTACACCAGTACGACGCATCGCTCGACATTAGCGCCCTCAAGGCGGAATTCGCCCCGATCGCCGCCACATTCGACATGACGTGGGCCATTCACGACGCCAA is a window encoding:
- a CDS encoding histone deacetylase family protein, whose product is MLTIYSSDHRFHHGVELKDGAITESFEKPARAETVLAQVRATGLGEVVGPKSYPRSSYVGAHSERYIEFLAGAWGEWTSTGRTCQALPLVWPVRGLPSVELPQFIDGKLGLFSMDAGSPINAGTWDAVCSSANSALTGIDRLSAGMRAAFALCRPPGHHAGREYMGGYCYLNNAAIAAQRCIEEGAKRVAVLDVDFHHGNGTQDIFYDRSDVLFVSIHGDPAVSYPYFSGHADERGVGSGEGFNLNLPLPKGTAINEFEVALRQAGAAIARHAPDALIVSLGVDTFEGDPISHFRLRTADYLRIGEMIERLGAPTLFVMEGGYMVDEIGINAVNVLLGFEGRA
- a CDS encoding Lrp/AsnC family transcriptional regulator, translated to MSTKRPKVEMDTVDRSMLRLLQDDGSLSNAALGEKLSLSVTPCWRRRKHLEDEGVITGYHANVDRRAVGLDLLAFVQIRINIHSDQTADDFEAVIGSRPEVLSCHKVTGDADYILQVVATDLDAYGEFVERVLRRQSGVAWIQSSLTLREVKLSSRIPIPDES
- a CDS encoding NAD(P)/FAD-dependent oxidoreductase; the encoded protein is MDFDVIVLGAGIVGVSCAIHLQDRSRRVALVDRRGPGEGTSFGNAGLIERSSVVPYAFPRNFGTVLRYARNQSTDLYWDYKAMADFVPWLARYWHESSPTRLAAAARDMLPLIRLCIDEHEALLARAGADAAALVHDGGWIEAYRTPNEFMLAAKRAENLASAQDLRLDTLDRAALLEREPALSDAFCGGLHWRDPKSVTNPGALTKAYAALFTKGGGRILVGDATTARAQSDGWIVQTSDGPISAREIVVALGAWSDIVFAPLGYRIPLRAKRGYHMHYEATRSAALGQPVLDREQGYVIAPMQRGLRLTTGVELAKREAPPTGIQLARAEAYAREAFGLGRPLDAEPWLGLRPCTPDMRPVIGPAPRHRGLWFAFGHAHHGLTLGPVTGRLLAEMMTNQTPVADPQPYRATRF
- a CDS encoding DUF3331 domain-containing protein, yielding MRANKSRAVDASRVQIEILEQSDTTLIIRWVEPGRCHYGEQRWRRRSANASGTCVVSRRAIRRGDAVFRPAERPAPANAAAMISVDAFRPTAEE
- a CDS encoding methyl-accepting chemotaxis protein — its product is MQTSLSIRGGLAATITGYTALLMLVIAGAVAMLSAGNVALAAMYRDDTASLLHLKTSSERLLVLRGGLSEVEQLISAGKSAKTETARLHQLLAQSNDELAAYRRLHTPDAVEKHLLDTLLARRHALFSQTIEKALSQLDDDDMVDFLSTQRDASPAQFAAYQDAITALENLQVTREKARFEAADLRFRRALWILGAAGALALVVGVLTQRALARAIVTPINSAVDHFDRIARGDLTREVSVARANEMGHLLARLNQMQAGLTQTVGQVRSSTEAIVGDARAIAHGNMELSDRTEQQAASLQEAAASIEQLTATVRQTTDNARSARTHAGSAADIALRGGEAMTRVVATMNAISTSSTQIASIVGVIEGIAFQTNILALNAAVEAARAGENGRGFAVVAAEVRNLAQRSASAAKEIKALIGDSTQRVDGGSALVGEAGATMSELAHAVERVRTIIAEISLASEQQSIGIEQVNTSVAHMEQAMQRNAALAEEASAAAASLEDQSRCLDEAVARFRLPPKAT